A stretch of Schistocerca cancellata isolate TAMUIC-IGC-003103 chromosome 3, iqSchCanc2.1, whole genome shotgun sequence DNA encodes these proteins:
- the LOC126176436 gene encoding eukaryotic translation initiation factor 3 subunit A: MQADDDDDDDDDDDDDRRQKTTTEDRRRRQKTEDDDRRQKTTTEDRRRRQKTEDDDRRQKTTTEDRRRRQKTEDDDRRQKTTTEDRRRRQKTEDDDRRQKTTTEDRRRRQKTEDDDRRQKTTTEDRRRRQKTEDDDRRQKTTTEDRRRRQKTEDDDRRQKTTTEDRRRRQKTEDDDRRQKTTTEDRRRRQKTEDDDRRQKTTTEDRRRRQKTEDDDRRQKTTTEDRRRRQKTEDDDRRQKTTTEDRRRRQKTEDDDRRQKTTTEDRRRRQKTEDDDRRQKTTTEDRRRRQKTEDDDRRQKTTTDVGAAEQVHSVNDEI, translated from the coding sequence ATGCaggcagacgacgacgacgacgacgacgacgacgacgacgacgacagaagacagaagacgacgacagaagacagaagacgacgacagaagacagaagacgacgacagaagacagaagacgacgacagaagacagaagacgacgacagaagacagaagacgacgacagaagacagaagacgacgacagaagacagaagacgacgacagaagacagaagacgacgacagaagacagaagacgacgacagaagacagaagacgacgacagaagacagaagacgacgacagaagacagaagacgacgacagaagacagaagacgacgacagaagacagaagacgacgacagaagacagaagacgacgacagaagacagaagacgacgacagaagacagaagacgacgacagaagacagaagacgacgacagaagacagaagacgacgacagaagacagaagacgacgacagaagacagaagacgacgacagaagacagaagacgacgacagaagacagaagacgacgacagaagacagaagacgacgacagaagacagaagacgacgacagaagacagaagacgacgacagaagacagaagacgacgacagaagacagaagacgacgacagaagacagaagacgacgacagaagacagaagacgacgacagaagacagaagacgacgacagaagacagaagacgacgacagaagacagaagacgacgacagaagacagaagacgacgacagaagacagaagacgacgacagaagacagaagacgacgacagaagacagaagacgacgacagaagacagaagacgacgacagaagacagaagacgacgacagaagacagaagacgacgacagaagacagaagacgacgacagaagacagaagacgacGACAGACGTCGGTGCTGCTGAACAAGTGCACTCTGTAAACGATGAAATATGA